The following are encoded in a window of Bacillus sp. SORGH_AS_0510 genomic DNA:
- a CDS encoding D-alanyl-D-alanine carboxypeptidase family protein, producing MFKSGISVLMMILIIIDITSCMRNSNHLSTSKAKEVNLTKTTNNSIEIEKISKQKASETTLAPYPTSITVVVNTHYYMPENYEPKDLVYPDVPFLFKEKIEKRKMRREAAIALEKMFAAAKKDGIYLSGVSAYRSYNTQKALFNDYVQTDGFEKAKSYSAIPGASEHQTGLAIDVSGSSGKCAAQSCFAKTKEAAWLKKNSAKYGYIIRYPKGKEFITGYQYEPWHIRYVGKISKAIKSQGITLEEYSHVYPVTKNK from the coding sequence ATGTTCAAAAGTGGTATAAGTGTATTAATGATGATTTTAATCATAATTGATATAACTAGTTGTATGAGAAATTCAAATCATTTATCTACATCCAAAGCAAAGGAAGTAAATTTAACGAAAACCACAAATAATTCTATTGAAATTGAAAAGATTAGTAAACAAAAGGCAAGCGAAACTACTTTGGCTCCCTATCCAACATCGATAACAGTCGTTGTTAACACCCATTATTACATGCCTGAAAACTATGAACCGAAAGATCTAGTTTATCCAGACGTTCCTTTTTTATTTAAAGAAAAAATAGAAAAGCGAAAAATGAGAAGGGAAGCAGCCATAGCTTTAGAAAAAATGTTTGCTGCGGCAAAAAAAGATGGAATTTATTTAAGCGGTGTATCCGCCTACCGTTCCTATAATACACAAAAAGCTTTATTTAACGATTATGTTCAAACAGATGGTTTTGAAAAGGCCAAAAGCTATAGTGCTATTCCAGGAGCAAGTGAACATCAGACTGGTTTAGCGATTGATGTAAGCGGAAGTTCGGGTAAATGTGCGGCACAGTCCTGTTTCGCCAAAACGAAAGAAGCTGCTTGGTTAAAAAAAAATAGTGCAAAATACGGTTATATTATCCGCTATCCGAAAGGAAAAGAATTCATAACAGGTTATCAATATGAACCTTGGCATATTCGATATGTTGGTAAGATTTCAAAGGCAATTAAAAGTCAGGGGATTACTTTAGAGGAATATTCACATGTGTATCCTGTTACGAAAAATAAATAG
- a CDS encoding RNA polymerase sigma factor, which translates to MKKRKKEEALIELISENRENFYRLSYSYVKNSEDALDIVQDSIQKALLKIGELRDGQKLKSWFYRIVVNTSLDFLRRRKKIIVVEDTKLESYAHGKSDRYQDIDLGNSIDLLPPIYRTVIVLRYFEDLKIDEIAEILEENQNTIKTRIHRALSMLRIQMEETEEN; encoded by the coding sequence ATGAAAAAAAGGAAGAAAGAAGAAGCACTTATTGAATTGATATCAGAAAATAGAGAGAATTTTTATCGTCTTTCCTATAGTTACGTAAAAAATTCAGAAGATGCTTTAGATATTGTGCAGGACTCAATACAAAAAGCTCTTTTAAAAATAGGAGAATTGAGAGACGGTCAAAAACTCAAAAGCTGGTTTTACCGAATTGTTGTTAATACCTCTTTGGATTTCTTAAGACGGCGAAAAAAAATAATTGTTGTGGAGGATACCAAATTGGAATCTTACGCACATGGAAAAAGTGACCGTTACCAAGATATTGATTTGGGAAATTCAATAGATCTGCTGCCTCCCATTTATCGAACAGTTATTGTATTACGATATTTTGAGGATTTAAAAATTGATGAGATAGCAGAAATTTTGGAGGAAAATCAAAATACAATAAAAACTCGAATACATCGGGCATTATCGATGCTGCGAATTCAAATGGAAGAAACAGAAGAAAATTAA
- a CDS encoding DUF3298 and DUF4163 domain-containing protein encodes MDKKLEKLKAEYLSVPIPKELDSLIDNVRRKTRKRRIRTDILVGLAAAMVIFVVSINASPTLANTLSKVPVVKELIKVFTFVEYNVDEEKHHAKIKVPAISGLKNKQLEKSLNEKYLKENQQLYQEFKKEMVQLKENGDGHTGVESGYVIKTDNENILSIGRYVVNTVGSSSTTFQYDTIDKKNQVLLTLPILFKDKKYITIISENIKEQMKQKMKEDKTKVYWIRNAGLKNPIDPFEQISESQNFYINKNNKLVISFNKYDVAPGYMGIVEFENTN; translated from the coding sequence ATGGATAAAAAGCTAGAAAAATTAAAAGCGGAATATTTGAGCGTCCCAATCCCAAAAGAATTGGATTCTTTGATTGATAATGTCAGAAGGAAAACGAGAAAGAGAAGGATTCGAACGGACATTCTTGTAGGGTTGGCAGCAGCAATGGTGATTTTTGTAGTATCTATAAATGCAAGTCCAACTTTAGCAAATACGTTATCAAAGGTTCCAGTAGTTAAAGAGTTGATTAAGGTATTTACATTTGTCGAGTATAACGTTGATGAGGAAAAGCATCATGCTAAAATAAAAGTACCAGCTATATCCGGTTTGAAAAATAAACAGCTTGAGAAAAGTCTGAATGAAAAATATCTAAAAGAAAATCAGCAGCTTTATCAAGAATTTAAAAAAGAAATGGTTCAATTAAAGGAAAATGGAGACGGCCATACTGGGGTAGAAAGTGGTTATGTCATAAAGACTGATAATGAAAATATTTTATCAATTGGAAGATATGTAGTTAATACTGTAGGTTCCTCTTCTACTACCTTTCAATACGATACAATCGATAAGAAAAATCAAGTATTATTAACTTTGCCCATTTTATTTAAAGATAAAAAATATATAACAATTATAAGCGAAAATATAAAAGAACAGATGAAACAGAAGATGAAGGAAGATAAAACCAAAGTCTATTGGATTCGAAATGCGGGTTTGAAGAATCCAATTGATCCATTTGAACAAATATCAGAGAGTCAAAACTTTTATATCAACAAAAATAACAAATTAGTGATCTCCTTTAACAAATATGATGTGGCTCCCGGTTATATGGGTATTGTGGAATTTGAAAATACCAACTGA
- a CDS encoding AraC family transcriptional regulator, with translation MDSLKSMNDAMRYIEDNLTNEIDFKVVARIAHCSEYHFKRMFSFLAGITLSEYIRRRRLSLAALELINSHVKIIDVAIKYGYSSPDSFTRAFQNLHGVTPSEARDNGQQLKAYPLMTFQLSIRGGYEMNYRMEQKEAFNIVGIMKRVPIIFEGENPEITAMWKSLTMEKIDQLKKLSNVEPKGMIQVSINFSEGRMEEKGELDQYIGVATTQECPENFSKLEVPALTWAIFESTGPFPSTLQETWGRIYSEWLPSANYQVTEGPEILSIKTKDLTSPTVTCEIWIPVLKK, from the coding sequence ATGGATTCGCTTAAGAGTATGAATGATGCAATGAGGTATATTGAGGATAACCTTACTAATGAAATAGACTTCAAAGTGGTGGCACGAATCGCTCATTGTTCTGAATACCACTTTAAAAGAATGTTTTCGTTTCTTGCAGGGATTACATTATCAGAGTACATCCGTCGTAGACGACTTAGCTTGGCCGCATTGGAGCTTATAAATAGTCATGTAAAAATAATTGATGTAGCGATTAAATATGGATACAGTTCACCGGACTCGTTTACTAGAGCTTTTCAAAATTTGCATGGGGTAACGCCATCAGAGGCAAGAGACAATGGACAGCAACTAAAAGCCTATCCACTAATGACCTTTCAATTATCCATTAGAGGAGGATATGAAATGAATTATCGAATGGAACAAAAAGAGGCATTTAACATAGTTGGTATCATGAAAAGAGTTCCCATTATTTTTGAAGGAGAAAACCCGGAAATTACAGCCATGTGGAAATCCTTGACTATGGAAAAAATAGATCAATTAAAAAAACTCTCTAATGTTGAGCCTAAAGGAATGATTCAAGTATCTATCAACTTTTCTGAAGGCCGCATGGAAGAAAAAGGCGAGCTTGATCAGTATATAGGAGTAGCAACAACACAAGAATGCCCTGAAAACTTTTCGAAACTGGAAGTTCCTGCCTTAACATGGGCGATATTTGAATCAACAGGACCTTTTCCTAGTACGCTACAAGAAACTTGGGGAAGGATTTATTCAGAGTGGCTTCCGTCTGCCAATTATCAGGTGACCGAAGGACCCGAAATCTTGTCGATCAAAACCAAAGATTTAACATCACCAACTGTGACGTGCGAAATTTGGATTCCAGTTTTAAAAAAATAA
- a CDS encoding late competence development ComFB family protein gives MDRNYINVMEEFVESLVTFLLLSPDFQLFCKCQKCRTDIIAYSLNNLPHHYVTTEDGRKTIFEQLNNDLNRKWINKKIISAIYLVGQYPKH, from the coding sequence GTGGATAGAAATTACATCAATGTCATGGAAGAATTTGTAGAATCTCTTGTTACCTTTTTATTACTTAGTCCGGATTTTCAGCTTTTCTGCAAATGTCAAAAGTGCAGGACTGACATTATAGCCTACAGCCTCAATAATCTGCCACACCATTATGTAACAACTGAGGATGGAAGAAAGACAATATTTGAACAGCTAAATAATGATTTAAATAGGAAATGGATCAACAAGAAAATTATCAGTGCCATTTATTTAGTAGGGCAATACCCTAAACATTAG
- a CDS encoding N-acetyltransferase translates to MECFFVDVLWVDESLRGQGKGQELIQIAETFAREKGCTLMRLETFSFQAPEFYKKLGFKEIGKLDNFPKGFTH, encoded by the coding sequence ATGGAATGCTTTTTCGTTGATGTCTTATGGGTAGATGAATCATTACGTGGACAGGGCAAAGGGCAAGAATTAATTCAAATAGCCGAAACGTTTGCTCGTGAAAAAGGTTGTACGTTAATGCGACTAGAAACCTTTAGTTTTCAGGCTCCTGAATTTTACAAAAAGCTTGGATTTAAGGAGATCGGAAAACTGGACAATTTTCCAAAAGGATTCACACACTAG
- a CDS encoding SMI1/KNR4 family protein, with translation MIPIRPNNKKLDNKKLADYQDMIGYKLPQKYIDFLREYNGGDPDENIIELLNGEISSVAITDFFGIDVMKINDLVANFKVYKDRIPKGYIPIARTEGGNIVCLAGDNGHLFFWDHENEFQNDDIENKKLLPLANNFENLLQMMKSVTDEDLEDYEVEEVWVDPEFLAELKKNGLLK, from the coding sequence TTGATACCGATAAGACCTAATAATAAAAAACTTGATAATAAAAAGTTAGCTGATTATCAAGATATGATTGGATATAAATTGCCACAAAAGTATATTGATTTTTTAAGGGAATACAATGGTGGCGACCCCGATGAGAATATAATTGAACTGCTAAATGGGGAGATTTCTTCGGTTGCTATTACTGATTTTTTTGGAATAGATGTAATGAAAATCAATGATTTAGTCGCAAATTTCAAGGTTTACAAAGATAGAATTCCTAAAGGCTACATACCAATAGCTAGAACAGAAGGTGGTAATATCGTCTGTTTAGCTGGCGACAATGGGCATTTATTTTTTTGGGACCACGAAAATGAATTTCAAAATGATGATATTGAAAATAAGAAACTCTTACCCCTAGCTAATAATTTCGAGAACCTCCTTCAAATGATGAAATCTGTTACTGACGAAGATTTGGAAGACTATGAAGTAGAAGAAGTATGGGTTGACCCTGAATTTTTGGCCGAATTGAAAAAAAATGGCTTATTGAAGTAA
- a CDS encoding TIGR04104 family putative zinc finger protein, with product MPTCQKCRKNWTWFDSIKKLLIFRKSMKCNHCGEIQYQSSSSRNKTSLFVLLPIITIPFSVIFDLSLNTVLLLELILIVVVLFAMPLFLKLTDKEEPLW from the coding sequence TTGCCTACTTGTCAAAAATGTAGAAAAAATTGGACTTGGTTTGATTCGATAAAGAAATTATTAATATTTCGTAAAAGTATGAAATGTAATCATTGCGGAGAAATTCAGTATCAAAGCTCTTCTTCGAGAAATAAAACATCTTTATTTGTTCTACTTCCAATTATCACTATACCATTTTCTGTAATTTTTGATTTGTCATTAAATACTGTACTACTCTTGGAACTTATCTTGATAGTGGTGGTTCTGTTTGCAATGCCACTATTTTTGAAATTAACTGATAAAGAAGAACCATTATGGTGA
- a CDS encoding amino acid transporter: MIEENKPFNDVIDHINKIEGNAANVSKDAVKKLPKPLKYLGFFMAGFLSISVLLLIILNLLH; encoded by the coding sequence ATGATTGAAGAAAATAAGCCATTTAATGATGTAATAGACCACATTAACAAGATAGAAGGAAATGCTGCCAATGTTAGCAAAGATGCCGTGAAAAAGTTGCCAAAACCATTAAAATATTTGGGGTTTTTTATGGCTGGATTCTTATCAATATCGGTCTTGTTATTGATTATCTTAAATTTATTACACTAA
- a CDS encoding SDR family oxidoreductase, which produces MFTLRILVTGSTGQLGSTLLKQLKDSDYKVKITSRRKPEGFEHFDWVYSDLSSGEGLEAAIEDVDVVIHAATSPIKHSKTVEVLGFKEFLGKMKHIKHFIYPSIVGIDEIPFNYYKHKYEAEELLKNCSIPHTIVRATQFHNFVENLFLSKPLFKRYIVPGNFKFQSVDVSEFASHLIGLVEKDPQGRAEDFGGPDIMTLKEMAELKIKKNNESNKVLSISFPGKLYKSISEGKNTNSFRKMGKISFGEYLSNKIE; this is translated from the coding sequence GTGTTTACTTTGAGGATATTGGTTACTGGTTCAACAGGACAACTAGGGTCAACTTTACTTAAGCAACTAAAAGATTCTGATTATAAAGTTAAAATAACTTCTAGAAGAAAACCTGAAGGATTTGAGCATTTCGATTGGGTTTATAGCGATTTATCGTCTGGTGAAGGATTAGAAGCAGCGATAGAAGATGTAGATGTAGTTATACACGCAGCAACAAGTCCGATTAAACACTCAAAAACGGTCGAGGTTTTAGGTTTTAAGGAGTTTTTAGGTAAAATGAAACACATAAAACATTTTATTTATCCGTCCATTGTTGGGATAGATGAAATACCATTTAATTATTATAAACACAAGTATGAAGCAGAAGAGTTATTAAAAAATTGTTCTATCCCTCACACAATTGTACGTGCCACTCAGTTCCACAATTTTGTCGAAAACTTATTTCTATCAAAACCACTCTTTAAAAGATATATTGTCCCTGGAAACTTTAAATTTCAAAGTGTTGATGTTAGTGAATTTGCCAGTCATCTAATAGGTTTAGTGGAAAAAGATCCACAAGGAAGAGCGGAAGATTTTGGTGGACCAGATATTATGACATTAAAAGAAATGGCTGAATTGAAAATCAAAAAAAATAATGAATCAAATAAAGTTTTAAGTATTTCTTTTCCAGGAAAACTGTACAAATCTATCTCCGAGGGGAAAAATACAAATTCTTTTCGAAAAATGGGGAAAATCTCCTTCGGGGAATATCTAAGTAATAAGATCGAATGA
- a CDS encoding DNA/RNA non-specific endonuclease: MKKKINYFILLLTAILLVGCTNVEDVSNTDGKADSQEVTTKNSEKEKTTTVKETSTESKDQLFKGYKLIEIDGGDLSGHREPNVVVDIGFGDREYWSFTNEHGQVVRVIAEEIVLQDDRTEHVTSSGRYYEDEAKVPGVDRADLDEGHIIADSLGGVSNAYNITPQDSTLNRHGDQAYMEDGIRKAGGATNFEAIITYPNTETQIPSHYKYTYTLKGNKIVDEFDNGNPDEINKSLGLTESKSTNSNKSTNSNKSNGTEDISSVDTDGNGQVTIKEAKTAGYSMPITSDHWLYKYMDDRDGDGLVGE; the protein is encoded by the coding sequence ATGAAAAAGAAAATTAACTATTTTATCTTACTATTAACTGCCATCTTACTCGTTGGTTGTACTAACGTAGAAGATGTATCGAATACGGATGGGAAAGCTGATTCACAAGAAGTAACTACAAAAAATAGTGAAAAAGAAAAAACTACGACTGTAAAGGAAACATCAACTGAATCCAAAGATCAATTGTTTAAAGGTTACAAACTAATTGAAATTGATGGTGGAGATTTGTCTGGACATCGAGAACCTAACGTCGTCGTTGACATTGGTTTTGGGGACCGAGAGTATTGGTCCTTTACGAATGAACACGGGCAAGTTGTCCGTGTTATTGCTGAAGAAATCGTTCTACAAGATGATCGGACCGAACATGTAACATCATCTGGCAGATACTATGAAGATGAAGCAAAAGTTCCTGGTGTTGATAGAGCAGATTTAGATGAAGGACATATCATTGCAGATTCTCTCGGAGGGGTATCTAATGCTTACAATATTACTCCACAAGACAGTACACTTAACCGACATGGTGATCAAGCATATATGGAAGATGGCATTCGTAAAGCTGGTGGGGCTACTAATTTTGAAGCAATTATCACCTATCCTAATACGGAAACGCAGATTCCTTCTCATTATAAGTACACTTACACTTTAAAAGGGAATAAGATTGTAGATGAGTTTGATAATGGCAACCCTGATGAGATAAATAAATCTCTAGGCTTAACTGAAAGTAAATCAACTAACTCAAATAAGTCAACTAATTCTAATAAGTCGAATGGCACTGAAGATATTTCTAGTGTTGATACAGATGGTAATGGACAAGTGACGATTAAAGAAGCCAAAACAGCAGGTTATAGCATGCCGATAACGAGTGATCACTGGCTTTATAAATATATGGACGATCGAGATGGTGATGGACTAGTAGGTGAGTAA
- a CDS encoding GyrI-like domain-containing protein encodes MSYEIITLPAYRAVGLKWEGTFSEIVPYLKNVIQQVEDRADELVNKVNPNVQLGLSYHVIENGFAHYAVYEVSEEQEIPDGMIEIWVPEWTYVKTTHNKGEDIQKTYTDLHQWLFDSDYTAFREAGVDYYDPYMPIKHEHCPVDRDPNDPHFNIYIPIVKK; translated from the coding sequence TTGAGTTATGAAATCATAACGTTACCGGCCTATCGGGCAGTGGGATTAAAATGGGAGGGAACATTCTCTGAAATTGTACCGTATTTAAAAAACGTCATTCAACAAGTTGAAGACCGGGCCGATGAGTTAGTGAATAAGGTGAATCCTAATGTTCAATTAGGTCTATCTTATCATGTAATTGAGAATGGATTCGCACATTACGCGGTGTATGAAGTGAGTGAGGAGCAGGAAATTCCTGATGGGATGATTGAAATATGGGTTCCTGAATGGACGTATGTGAAGACGACACATAATAAAGGAGAAGATATTCAAAAGACTTATACGGATTTACATCAATGGTTATTTGATAGTGACTATACCGCATTTAGAGAAGCTGGTGTAGATTACTATGACCCTTATATGCCGATTAAACATGAACATTGTCCAGTTGATCGTGATCCGAATGATCCGCATTTTAATATTTATATACCGATTGTAAAAAAATAA
- a CDS encoding outer surface protein: MNRIRLFIYLFLFTLVLGTCLYVSFGKESKIPDFPVPFFANYINDDNPKDLKYSSSGFLYWLTLRVNGWKENDHAGELKVFEKK, translated from the coding sequence ATGAATAGAATAAGATTATTCATATATCTATTTCTTTTTACGCTTGTATTAGGAACTTGTCTTTATGTTAGTTTCGGAAAAGAATCAAAGATTCCGGATTTTCCCGTTCCGTTTTTTGCGAATTACATAAATGATGATAATCCAAAAGATTTGAAATACTCTTCTAGTGGTTTTCTTTATTGGTTAACATTGCGAGTAAATGGGTGGAAAGAAAATGATCACGCAGGAGAATTAAAAGTATTTGAAAAAAAATAA
- a CDS encoding GNAT family N-acetyltransferase, with amino-acid sequence MKIIGIDNVKIDMVFDYEIGNDLASNIQELLSECFQEDFPKNRIYFKQLPHFRFVAFNQKNQLVGQVGIDYRVMNLNGNPIRVLGLIDLCVTQNTRSQGIGSMLLLEIEQFCCNRNIDFLLLFADNETLYLKNGYRSVTNKCKWLKIDHESQITRGVGYEVIEGLMIKEVGKYGWREGDLDFLGYLY; translated from the coding sequence ATGAAGATAATTGGAATAGATAATGTGAAAATAGATATGGTATTTGATTATGAGATTGGTAATGATTTAGCTTCAAATATACAAGAATTGCTAAGCGAATGTTTTCAAGAAGACTTTCCAAAAAACAGAATTTATTTTAAACAATTACCTCATTTTAGATTTGTAGCTTTTAACCAAAAAAATCAACTTGTAGGTCAGGTAGGAATAGATTACAGAGTGATGAATCTTAATGGAAATCCTATAAGAGTGCTTGGTCTAATTGATTTATGTGTCACCCAAAACACTCGCTCACAGGGGATAGGTTCGATGTTACTTTTAGAAATTGAACAGTTTTGTTGCAATAGAAATATTGATTTTTTATTGTTATTTGCTGACAACGAAACGTTATATTTAAAAAATGGTTACAGGTCAGTTACGAACAAATGTAAATGGTTAAAAATTGACCATGAAAGCCAAATTACAAGGGGTGTAGGTTATGAAGTAATTGAGGGATTAATGATTAAAGAAGTTGGTAAGTATGGTTGGCGCGAAGGAGATCTAGATTTTTTAGGCTATCTTTATTAA
- a CDS encoding carbon monoxide dehydrogenase yields MNKRIKFICLILCIAYFVPTNEIAFASPNDTSPSFEEMFTQVGYKSAEEAVKEFEKHFEQDVKLPKIKPSIPFTHQFGRFYEDKDYDTNDFLSIHFVNEKSRENNYKVDIRPLKNKITFKDRGNQKVYTLENGQKAIYMDDAPLMNFLVFEKDNWQYMLGIDKKVSNKVTPEILVDIANSI; encoded by the coding sequence TTGAATAAAAGAATTAAATTTATTTGTTTAATACTCTGTATTGCTTATTTTGTACCAACTAATGAGATAGCCTTTGCAAGTCCAAATGATACTTCTCCTTCCTTTGAGGAAATGTTCACTCAAGTTGGATATAAATCTGCTGAAGAAGCCGTTAAGGAATTTGAAAAACACTTTGAACAAGATGTAAAATTGCCAAAAATCAAGCCTTCTATTCCTTTCACCCATCAATTCGGAAGATTTTATGAAGATAAGGACTATGACACAAATGATTTTCTATCAATCCATTTTGTGAATGAAAAGTCACGAGAAAATAATTATAAAGTTGATATTCGACCTTTAAAAAATAAAATAACTTTTAAGGATAGAGGCAATCAAAAAGTATATACACTTGAAAATGGCCAAAAAGCCATTTATATGGATGATGCTCCACTTATGAATTTCCTTGTTTTCGAAAAGGATAATTGGCAATATATGCTCGGAATTGACAAAAAGGTATCAAATAAAGTTACACCTGAAATATTAGTTGATATTGCTAACTCAATTTAA
- a CDS encoding DMT family transporter, translated as MKSWQYVLFVFLGGCCYGVLSTFVKLAYSVGFTAAEVTGVQFLFGTILIWFVVLLTKKQKLTIIKTFKLLLSGIPLGLTGVFYYYSLKTLQASLAIVLLFQFVWMGTFLEWILYKNKPSKDKIVSLLILIIGSFLAAGVVLKGGKLPSWQGASWGIISALSYTVFIFLSSSVEKGTPPILKSALLSTGGLLVVMVIFPPFYITNLPVLIGIAPYGFFLGLFGVVLPPLLFSIGMPFIGPGLGTILTSSELPVAVIMSAFILGEHISIFQWLGVILILCGIVIGNGKTPKRKSRI; from the coding sequence ATGAAATCTTGGCAATATGTTCTTTTTGTATTTTTAGGTGGATGCTGTTATGGGGTATTGTCTACTTTTGTGAAGCTTGCTTATTCAGTCGGCTTCACTGCGGCAGAAGTTACAGGAGTACAATTTTTATTTGGAACCATACTAATCTGGTTTGTAGTATTACTAACAAAGAAGCAAAAGTTAACGATAATTAAAACTTTTAAGTTACTTTTATCAGGGATACCGCTAGGTTTAACAGGTGTTTTTTATTATTATTCTCTGAAAACTCTCCAGGCATCACTGGCAATTGTTTTATTGTTTCAATTTGTTTGGATGGGCACATTTTTGGAGTGGATTCTTTATAAGAACAAGCCTAGTAAAGATAAGATTGTTTCCCTATTGATTTTAATTATAGGCTCCTTTCTTGCAGCTGGTGTTGTTTTAAAAGGAGGAAAACTTCCATCATGGCAAGGAGCTAGCTGGGGGATAATTTCAGCTTTGTCTTATACTGTTTTTATTTTTTTAAGTAGTTCAGTCGAAAAAGGTACGCCACCAATATTAAAAAGCGCGCTTCTTTCGACTGGTGGTTTATTAGTTGTCATGGTCATCTTTCCACCATTTTATATAACTAATCTACCTGTTTTAATTGGGATTGCGCCATATGGATTTTTTCTTGGTTTGTTTGGGGTAGTGTTACCACCTCTATTATTTTCAATTGGAATGCCGTTTATCGGACCAGGACTTGGTACAATCTTAACTTCATCAGAGCTTCCAGTTGCAGTTATCATGTCTGCATTTATCTTAGGTGAACATATAAGCATATTCCAATGGTTAGGTGTTATTTTAATATTGTGTGGTATTGTAATCGGAAATGGTAAAACTCCAAAACGAAAAAGCCGGATCTGA
- a CDS encoding response regulator transcription factor codes for MRTEKILLVDDEVGILNMLELVLKKEQFHQLHKAMTGKESIELVKEIKFDLILLDVMLPDRDGYELCREIRNYTNAPIVFLTARSSDLDILTGLGIGGDDYITKPFNPLEVVARINAHLRRQKLLSKTQNDSKTDGIWKFQTFTLFEKEGRIEVNGNSLSFTAKEFELLLFFCKNKNQIFTAEQLYEKVWGEEVYGDVKTVVMYVSKLRKKIEKDYKNPKYVLNIRGLGYIFVPHYLSETK; via the coding sequence ATGAGAACGGAGAAAATACTCTTAGTAGATGACGAAGTTGGTATTTTAAATATGCTCGAATTGGTATTGAAGAAAGAGCAGTTTCATCAACTTCACAAGGCAATGACAGGCAAAGAAAGTATTGAACTAGTAAAAGAAATAAAATTTGATTTAATACTTCTAGATGTAATGCTTCCCGATCGAGATGGGTATGAATTATGTAGAGAAATTCGTAATTATACAAACGCTCCTATCGTCTTTTTAACAGCAAGATCCAGTGACTTAGATATTTTAACTGGGTTAGGCATTGGGGGAGACGATTATATTACAAAACCATTCAACCCGTTAGAAGTTGTAGCAAGAATCAACGCCCATTTAAGACGCCAAAAATTATTAAGTAAAACTCAAAATGATTCAAAAACAGATGGGATTTGGAAATTTCAAACTTTTACGCTTTTTGAAAAAGAAGGGCGAATAGAGGTAAATGGGAATTCTCTATCATTTACTGCAAAAGAGTTTGAATTACTTCTCTTTTTTTGTAAAAATAAAAATCAAATTTTTACAGCAGAACAATTGTATGAAAAAGTATGGGGTGAAGAGGTTTATGGTGATGTAAAAACCGTTGTGATGTATGTATCAAAGCTACGAAAAAAAATTGAAAAAGATTATAAAAATCCAAAGTATGTACTAAATATTAGAGGACTTGGATATATATTTGTTCCACATTATCTAAGTGAAACTAAATGA